The Chloroflexota bacterium genome segment CTCCGCTCACCATGCCGAACCACCTGCGCATCAAGGGCCCAACCCTCCGCGCCATTTGCACCCAAGCTCGCATCTCCCGCGAAGATTTCCTCAAGGCCTATGATGAGGTGTGAGTCTAAATCCAGCTTTGATTTAAGTCGTCCATTACATGTGTGGCTTAAGATCCCACTGCGGGCTTCCTAATTGGATATTCCTATGAAAAAGCAAAGCATTAGAAAGCATTTAAGACCCTTCTCGATAGCCGGGCGTGGTTCCACGATTAGCCATGCCTTTGCAAGTGCTATTGCCAGTGTGGATAAATATGATGAATCTGCCGTAGATGAAGCTGTAAGGGTTCTGGGACAAGACCCAAGCAGGGAATTGGTGTGCGTATACTGCGGAGATGAAGCCGAAACGTGGGATCATGTCTTCCCGCTAGTCAGAGGCACTCAATACTCCGGATATGGCCACGTCTTAGGGAATCTCGTACCCAGTTGTGGAAAGTGCAATACCAGCAAGAGGAACAAAGATTGGGCGGAATTCGTTGGCGGGAGCGAGCGTATTAAGTCCCCTGTCGAGGTGCAAGCGACTCTGAAGCGCTACTTTATGAGATTTTCGCCAAAGCAACGAGATTATAAGGATACGATGACGATTTGCTCAAAAGAGTTGCGCGAGTATGAGCTTCTCCGAAGAGAGGTGCTCAATCTATTGAAGAGGGCTGATCGGTTGGCTTCGGAGATACGAGCCAAAGTTGAAAACGAGCGTAGGAGCGACTGACGGCCTTGGCTGGCGAGCTGGCAACAACTT includes the following:
- a CDS encoding HNH endonuclease; amino-acid sequence: MKKQSIRKHLRPFSIAGRGSTISHAFASAIASVDKYDESAVDEAVRVLGQDPSRELVCVYCGDEAETWDHVFPLVRGTQYSGYGHVLGNLVPSCGKCNTSKRNKDWAEFVGGSERIKSPVEVQATLKRYFMRFSPKQRDYKDTMTICSKELREYELLRREVLNLLKRADRLASEIRAKVENERRSD